A single genomic interval of Paralichthys olivaceus isolate ysfri-2021 chromosome 7, ASM2471397v2, whole genome shotgun sequence harbors:
- the fam174b gene encoding membrane protein FAM174B, with the protein MKYNVALTLIIAALWRVSGEPQTLSSPAMQLNSTSSSSSSSSSVVSEHEVTNVTDSAVGSRISSLMTHLPTLKNIVILICVLTAALITCLVIKVVRSGRRIRKTRKYDIITTPAERVEMAPLNEENDDEDDSTLFDVKYR; encoded by the exons ATGAAATACAACGTGGCTTTAACTCTGATCATCGCGGCTCTGTGGCGGGTCAGTGGCGAACCTCAAACTCTCTCCTCTCCCGCGATGCAGTTAAACTcgacatcctcctcctcctcatcttcatcatccgtCGTCAGCGAACATGAAGTGACTAACGTGACGGACTCTGCGGTGGGATCCCGCATCTCTTCTCTGATGACGCACCTGCCAACTCTGAAAAACATTGTTATTCTCATCTGCGTGTTAACAGCTGCTCTCATCACGTGTCTGGTCATCAAAGTGGTCAG ATCAGGAAGACGGATCAGAAAAACGAGAAAATATGATATCATAACGACGCCTGCAGAACGTGTTGAGATGGCCCCGCTTAATGAGGAGAACGATGACGAGGACGACTCGACACTCTTTGATGTCAAATACAG gtGA
- the st8sia2 gene encoding alpha-2,8-sialyltransferase 8B, with amino-acid sequence MPLLLRTLLFGFLTLLVVVLIIDDIAEVEEETANAGHSKKTNLQRLVPKPHTRKTPVHVDPTTLTRLSTETNHHRPSSNNTAKLSSNNWTFNKTLSNLIRKNILRFLDPERDISILKGTLKPGDIIHYVFDRHSTTNISENLYRLLPTVSPMKNQHHRRCAIVGNSGILLNSSCGHEIDSHDFVIRCNLAPVEEFSWDVGRRTNLVTMNPSVVQRAFQDLVSDEWRDRFLQRLQSLSGSVLWIPAFMAKGGEERVEWALRLILLHTVDVRTAFPSLRLLHAVRGYWLTNNVHIKRPTTGLLMYTMATRFCEEIHLYGFWPFALDPQGKPVKYHYYDTLKYEYTSRSSPHSMPLEFRTLNTLHRQGALRLHTGTCEAETKPQKGLQSK; translated from the exons ATGCCGCTTCTGCTCCGCACGCTGCTGTTCGGCTTCCTCACGCTGCTGGTGGTGGTCCTGATCATTGATGATATTGcagaagtggaggaagaaactGC GAATGCTGGACATTCAAAGAAGACAAACTTGCAGAGGCTTGTGCCTAAACCACACACAAG AAAGACTCCAGTACACGTGGATCCAACCACTCTGACAAGATTGAGCACAGAAACAAATCATCATCGTCCGAGCTCCAATAACACCGCCAAGCTCTCGTCAAACAACTGGACCTTCAACAAGACGCTCTCCAACCTCATCAG GAAGAACATCCTGAGATTCCTCGATCCAGAGAGAGACATCTCCATTCTGAAGGGCACTCTGAAACCTGGAGACATCATCCACTATGTCTTCGACCGCCACAGCACCACCAACATCTCAGAGAACCTCTACCGACTTTTGCCGACTGTTTCCCCGATGAAGAACCAGCATCACAGGCGCTGCGCCATCGTGGGGAATTCTGGGATCCTGCTGAACAGCAGCTGCGGACACGAGATCGACTCTCACGACTTCGTGatcag GTGTAACCTGGCACCAGTGGAGGAATTTTCTTGGGACGTGGGGAGGCGGACCAACCTGGTGACCATGAACCCATCAGTCGTGCAGCGGGCCTTCCAGGACCTGGTCAGTGACGAGTGGAGGGATCGCTTCTTGCAGCGGCTTCAAAGCCTCAGCGGCAGCGTGCTGTGGATCCCGGCATTCATGGCCAAGGGGGGAGAGGAGCGTGTGGAGTGGGCGCTCCGTCTCATCCTGCTGCACACTGTGGACGTACGCACCGCCTTCCCATCACTGCGCCTACTCCACGCTGTCAGAGG GTATTGGCTAACCAACAACGTCCACATCAAGCGTCCGACCACCGGCCTCCTCATGTACACGATGGCCACTCGCTTCTGTGAGGAGATCCATCTCTACGGCTTCTGGCCGTTCGCACTCGACCCGCAGGGCAAACCGGTGAAATACCACTACTACGACACTCTGAAGTATGAGTACACGTCCAGATCCAGTCCTCACTCCATGCCTCTGGAGTTTAGGACCCTGAACACATTGCACAGACAGGGGGCGCTCCGACTCCACACTGGGACCTGCGAGGCTGAGACGAAACCACAGAAAGGGCTTCAGAGCAAATAG